A single genomic interval of Mustela nigripes isolate SB6536 chromosome 7, MUSNIG.SB6536, whole genome shotgun sequence harbors:
- the CNRIP1 gene encoding CB1 cannabinoid receptor-interacting protein 1, whose protein sequence is MGDLPGVVRLSIALRIQPNDGPVFFKVDGQRFGQNRTIKLLTGSSYKVEVKIKPTTLQVENISIGGVVVPLELKSKEPDGDRIVYTGTYDTEGVAPTKSGERQPIQITMPFTDIGTFETVWQVKFYNYHKRDHCQWGSPFSVIEYECKPNETRSLMWVNKESFL, encoded by the exons ATGGGGGACCTGCCGGGTGTCGTGCGCCTCTCCATTGCGCTGCGCATCCAGCCCAACGACGGCCCGGTCTTCTTCAAGGTGGACGGGCAGCGCTTCGGCCAGAACCGCACCATCAAGCTGCTCACCGGCTCCTCCTACAAGGTGGAGGTGAAGATTAAGCCCACCACGCTGCAAGTCGA GAACATTTCCATTGGTGGTGTGGTTGTCCCACTGGAGCTGAAGTCTAAAGAGCCTGATGGGGACAGAATTGTTTATACGGGCACATATGACACAGAAGGTGTGGCCCCAACCAAGAGTGGAGAGCGACAACCCATCCAGATCACAATGCCG TTCACGGACATTGGGACCTTCGAGACGGTGTGGCAAGTCAAGTTCTACAATTACCACAAGCGAGATCACTGCCAATGGGGAAGCCCCTTCTCTGTCATTGAGTATGAATGCAAGCCCAATGAGACACGCAGCCTCATGTGGGTGAACAAGGAGTCCTTCCTCTGA